In Humulus lupulus chromosome 7, drHumLupu1.1, whole genome shotgun sequence, the following are encoded in one genomic region:
- the LOC133792774 gene encoding U2 small nuclear ribonucleoprotein B'' 2-like: MLSGDIPPNQTIYLKNLNEKVKKEELKRSLYALFSQYGRILDVVALKTPRLRGQAWIAFSEVPAASNAVRQMQNFPFYDKPMRIQYAKTKSDCIAKAEGSFVPREKKKKQDEKAERKRRAEDAPPSAVPNGTRAENGATTAPFRQGNTSAQEAAAPNNILFIENLPHETTSMMLELLFQQYPGFREVRMIEAKPGIAFVEFEDDVQSSMAMQALQGFKITPQNPMAITFAKK, translated from the exons ATGCTCTCCGGGGATATACCTCCTAATCAAACAATATACCTTAAGAATCTCAATGAGAAGGTCAAGAAAGAAG AACTTAAGAGATCCCTTTATGCGTTATTCTCTCAATATGGAAGAATTTTGGACGTTGTGGCCTTGAAGACACCAAGGCTTCGAGGACAAGCTTGGATTGCATTTAGTGAAGTGCCAGCTGCAAGTAATGCCGTGCGGCAGATGCAGAACTTTCCATTTTATGATAAACCTATG CGAATTCAATATGCAAAGACAAAGTCAGATTGTATTGCTAAAGCAGAAGGAAGCTTTGTTCccagagaaaagaaaaagaagcaaGACGAAAAAG CTGAAAGGAAGCGACGTGCAGAGGATGCACCACCATCTGCTGTGCCTAATGGCACAAGAGCTGAAAATGGGGCTACAACA GCTCCATTCCGCCAAGGAAATACAAGTGCACAAGAAGCTGCAGCTCCAAATAATATACTGTTCATAGAGAATTTGCCCCATGAAACCACCAGTATGATGCTGGAACTGCTCTTCCAACAGTACCCAGGATTTAGGGAAGTTCGAATGATTGAAGCAAAGCCAGGTATTGCGTTTGTAGAATTTGAAGATGATGTTCAGTCATCCATGGCTATGCAAGCTCTTCAAGGCTTCAAAATTACTCCTCAGAACCCAATGGCCATTACCTTTGCAAAGAAGTAA
- the LOC133792773 gene encoding chaperone protein ClpB3, mitochondrial-like has product MAMRKATRLAQSALLTINGRNSHLQSRTIVTCARPLRASITFLHRTRIADLIFANKNDVVFGQLSSVNFTRKFRSSAPSFYSSTTSQISQNEFTEMAWEGIVGAVDAARVSKQQVIETEHLMKALLEQKDGLARRILTKAGLDNTSVLQATDNFISKQPKVTGDTSGPIIGSNLGSLLDNARKCKKEMGDDFVSVEHLLLGFQSDKRFGQQLFKNLQLSEKDLKDAIKVVRGSQRVTDQNPEGKYEALEKYGSDLTELARRGKLDPVIGRDDEIRRCIQILSRRTKNNPVIIGEPGVGKTAIAEGLAQRIVRGDVPEPLLNRKLISLDMGSLLAGAKFRGDFEERLKAVLKEVTSSNGQIILFIDEIHTVVGAGATGGAMDAGNLLKPMLGRGELRCIGATTLNEYRKYIEKDPALERRFQQVFCDQPSVEDTISILRGLRERYELHHGVKISDSALVSAAVLADRYITERFLPDKAIDLVDEAAAKLKMEITSKPTELDEIDRAVLKLEMEKLSLKNDTDKASKERLSKLENDLALLKQNQKELTEQWDREKVLMTRIRSIKEEIDRVNLEMEAAEREYDLSRAAELKYGTLISLQRQLEEAERNLSDFQKSGQSLLREEVTDLDIAEIVSKWTGIPLSNLQQSEREKLISLEEVLHKRVVGQDMAVKSVADAIRRSRAGLSDPNRPIASFMFMGPTGVGKTELAKTLAGYLFNTENALVRIDMSEYMEKHAVSRLVGAPPGYVGYEEGGQLTEVVRRRPYSVVLFDEIEKAHHDVFNILLQLLDDGRITDSQGRTVSFTNSVVIMTSNIGSHFILDTLRNTQDSKEAVYDIMKKQVVELARQTFRPEFINRIDEYIVFQPLDSKEISKIVEIQINRLKERLKQRKIELHYTNEAVELLGTLGFDPNFGARPVKRVIQQLVENEIAMGVLRGDFKEEDAVIVDVDASASAKSLPPQSRLRIKKLETTSVDVLVAND; this is encoded by the exons ATGGCAATGAGGAAAGCCACAAGGCTCGCCCAGTCGGCTCTGTTAACCATTAATGGAAGAAACTCTCATTTACAGTCTCGTACAATAGTCACTTGTGCCCGCCCACTCCGTGCTTCCATCACTTTTCTTCATCGGACTCGTATTGCCGATTTAATCTTCGCCAATAAGAACGACGTAGTTTTTGGCCAGCTATCGTCAGTCAACTTCACTCGCAAGTTTCGCTCTTCTGCTCCGTCTTTCTATTCTTCAACTACTTCCCAG ATTAGTCAAAATGAGTTCACTGAAATGGCGTGGGAAGGCATTGTGGGTGCGGTTGATGCTGCAAGAGTCAGCAAGCAGCAGGTGATTGAAACGGAGCACTTAATGAAAGCCCTTTTGGAGCAAAAAGATGGTTTGGCTAGGAGAATTCTCACAAAGGCAGGACTCGATAACACTTCGGTTCTTCAAGCTACAGATAATTTTATATCTAAACAACCTAAG GTAACAGGGGACACTAGTGGCCCCATTATAGGCTCAAACCTAGGCTCCCTATTGGACAATGCTCGGAAGTGTAAGAAAGAAATGGGGGACGATTTTGTTTCAGTGGAGCATCTTTTGTTGGGTTTTCAATCAGATAAGAGATTTGGGCAGCAATTATTTAAGAACCTTCAACTTAGTGAGAAGGATTTGAAAGATGCTATAAAGGTTGTTCGTGGAAGTCAGCGGGTTACTGATCAAA ACCCTGAAGGAAAATATGAGGCAttggaaaaatatggaagtgacTTGACTGAGCTTGCAAGGCGTGGAAAACTTGATCCTGTTATAGGTCGAGATGATGAAATAAGGAGGTGCATTCAGATTTTATCTAGGAGAACGAAAAATAATCCTGTAATTATTGGGGAGCCTGGTGTAGGGAAGACTGCAATTGCTGAAGG ATTAGCTCAACGAATTGTGCGGGGAGATGTTCCAGAACCATTGTTGAATCGAAAG TTGATCTCTCTAGACATGGGTTCATTGCTTGCTGGTGCCAAGTTTCgaggggattttgaggaaagGTTGAAAGCTGTTCTTAAAGAAGTTACTTCTTCCAATGGCCAAATTATATTGTTCATCGACGAGATTCATACAGTTGTTGGTGCAG GGGCTACTGGTGGTGCAATGGATGCTGGGAACTTGTTAAAACCAATGCTTGGACGAGGAGAGCTCCGATGTATTGGAGCAACCACCTTGAATGAGTACAGAAAATACATTGAGAAGGACCCTGCACTGGAACGTAGGTTTCAACAAGTTTTTTGTGACCAGCCATCTGTTGAAGACACAATATCAATTCTTCGTGGATTGCGTGAGCGTTATGAGCTGCATCATGGTGTCAAAATTTCAGACAGCGCACTTGTTTCGGCTGCTGTGCTTGCAGACAGATATATAACTGAACGATTTTTGCCAGATAAAG CCATTGACCTCGTTGATGAAGCTGCTGCAAAGCTGAAAATGGAGATTACTTCCAAACCTACAGAGTTGGATGAGATAGATAGGGCTGTGTTAAAGTTGGAGATGGAGAAGTTGTCTCTAAAAAATGACACTGATAAAGCGTCCAAAGAAAGGCTAAGTAAGTTAGAAAATGATCTAGCATTGCTTAAACAAAACCAGAAAGAGTTAACTGAACAATGGGATCGTGAGAAGGTGCTTATGACTCGAATAAGATCAATTAAAGAGGAG ATTGATAGAGTTAATTTGGAGATGGAGGCTGCTGAGCGTGAATATGACTTAAGTCGTGCTGCTGAGCTCAAATATGGAACGCTGATTTCTCTTCAGCGCCAATTAGAAGAGGCTGAGAGGAACCTTTCTGATTTTCAGAAGTCAGGGCAATCTTTGCTTCGAGAAGAGGTCACCGATCTTGATATTGCTGAAATTGTTAGTAAATGGACTGGTATACCCTTGTCAAACCTTCAACAATCAGAAAGAGAAAAGCTAATTTCGTTAGAAGAGGTTCTTCACAAAAGAGTTGTTGGTCAAGACATGGCAGTGAAATCAGTGGCTGATGCAATCCGGCGATCAAGGGCGGGGTTGTCTGACCCCAACCGACCAATTGCAAGCTTCATGTTCATGGGACCAACAGGTGTTGGAAAAACAGAGCTTGCAAAGACTTTAGCTGGTTACCTCTTCAACACAGAAAATGCTCTTGTCAGAATTGATATGAGTGAGTACATGGAAAAGCATGCAGTTTCACGCTTGGTTGGGGCACCACCAGGCTACGTGGGCTACGAAGAAGGGGGGCAGCTTACAGAAGTGGTTCGACGAAGACCGTATTCTGTGGTACTCTTTGACGAAATAGAGAAAGCTCACCATGATGTCTTCAACATTTTGCTACAACTATTGGATGACGGAAGAATAACTGATTCTCAAGGAAGAACTGTGAGCTTCACAAATTCTGTTGTCATAATGACCTCTAACATAGGTTCCCACTTCATACTCGATACTCTACGTAACACACAAGATAGCAAAGAGGCAGTTTATGACATAATGAAGAAACAAGTCGTTGAGTTAGCGAGACAAACTTTCCGACCGGAATTCATTAATCGAATAGATGAGTACATTGTCTTCCAGCCTTTGGATTCCAAAGAAATTAGCAAAATCGTGGAGATACAG ATAAACCGTTTGAAGGAGAGGTTGAAACAGAGGAAAATAGAGCTTCATTACACAAATGAAGCTGTTGAGCTTCTGGGAACGCTGGGATTTGATCCCAACTTCGGAGCAAGGCCAGTAAAGCGAGTGATTCAGCAGCTGGTGGAGAATGAAATTGCAATGGGAGTTCTAAGAGGTGATTTTAAAGAAGAAGACGCTGTCATTGTTGATGTTGATGCATCTGCATCAGCCAAAAGCCTTCCTCCCCAAAGTAGATTGCGCATCAAGAAATTGGAGACTACTTCTGTAGATGTTTTGGTTGCCAATGACTGA